The Lewinella sp. 4G2 nucleotide sequence CGTTTTGCGTGTCGGTAGTAAAGGCCTCTGTAAAAGGCCGTCCCTTCGTGGTTAATTACTTGCGGCACGAACGCCAGAACGCGCTTTTGCAGGTCCGCCGGGAGGGGTTCCTCCGAACTACGGTAGGCGGAAACGATGAAGTAGAGATGGGCCCCTTTGAAGGAATTCCGCCAGTATTCCGCCGCGAGCGGGTGCGCCTTTTTTAGGGCGGGTTCTTCGGTGTCGTACCGGTCCTGGTACAACGAATCAATTTTGCGGAGCTTTTCTTCCAGTGGTAAATCCTCATCGAACGCGGTAGTAATACCGTTACTGTTATAGTACTGGTATGGCCTCAATTCGATGCTATCATAAATGGCCAGGTAGCCGGCGCTCAGGTCGGCGCTTTCGCCGGAGAGTTTGGTAACCGTGAGCTTAGCGTCGTCCTCCTCCGTAGCGGCGATGTACGCCATCTCAACGTGCAAATCGCCGGAGAGCACGTAGCCTTCGAAGAACAACTCACCTATTTGCAGGTACAGATCGGCCAGTGGGTAACTGACCGGCAGCGGGTAGCTAAAGGTGCCATCCTCCGCTAAAGCAACCTCTTCGGAAATCTGGGTGCCGTTTGAGAAGGAGCTCGTGTACACGTCCAATTTGAGGTTCCCCAAGAGGCTATCCGGTAAGCCACTTATCCGTCCCGATAAAACGTGCGGAATATCGAGGGTCACTTCCTGGTAGGCGGGGAGGTACGGGGCGGGGTAGGTGGTTTGGGCGCTGCCGCAGGTGCCAAGCAATAGGACGAATAAGCCAAGTAAGGCGATACGCATAACGAAAGGTGTTCAGATTCAGTAATAGGGTAGCCTAAAGTTACAAAACCGGTGGGGCTACCGTTGAGTCTTAAGGCGGGAAGAATAGCCCGGTCACCCCCTTTCCCCCGCTCCTCCCCCAAAACCTCGCACCCGCGGGAGCGCCCAAATTCCTAACATCTCACAAGTGACAATGTGAACAATCAACCCGTCTAAAGCCCGCAACGTTAAGCTATCTTTGCACCCTAGATGAGCGAGCCTGGAGACCGACTACGGACTACAGACTACAGACTACAGACTACTACATGAGCGACGTAATCCACCACGAATGCGGCCTGGCCATGGTCCGGCTCCGCAAACCGTTAAGTTATTACCAGGAAAAATACGGGACGCCGATCCACGGCCTCAAGTGCCTCCAACTGCTCATGCGCAAGATGCGGAACCGCGGGCAGGACGGCGCCGGCATCGCCACCATCAAGCTCGACCACCCGCCCGGCAAGAAGTTCATTAGCCGCAAACGGAGTAACGACAAGAACTACCTCGACCACCTCTGGAAGGGCGTCTACCGCCGCTTCGACGAGCTGACGCCCGAGCAACTGCAGGACGGCGACTACCTCAAAAAGAACCTCCCCTACACCGGGGAACTGATGATGGGCCACCTCCGCTACGGGACGCACGGCAGCAACGACATTGAAACCTGCCACCCCTTCCTCCGCCAGAGTAACTGGAAGACCCGCTGCCTCATCGTCGCGGGCAACTTCAACCTGACGAACGTGGACGAACTCTTCCAGGAACTCGTCGAACTCGGCCAGTTCCCCAAGGAAAAATCCGATACCGTAACGGTACTCGAAAAGATCGGCCACTTCCTCGACGACGAGGTGCAGCGCATCCACCAGTGGCACAAGCCGGATGGCTACACCAACATCCAGATCAACGACATCATCGCCAAGGAACTCGACGTGCAACGCCTCCTTAAACGGGCCAGCAAGAAGTTCGATGGCGGTTACGTCATGGGCGGTATGATCGGCCACGGCGACGGCTTCGTGATGCGAGACCCCGCCGGCATCCGCCCCGCCTTTTACTTCGAAAACGAGGAATTCGTAGCGGTGGCCTCCGAACGGCCCGCCTTGCAGACGACCTTCAACGTGCCCTTCGAATCCATCAAGGAAGTCACTCCCGGCCACGCCCTCATCATTAAGAAGGACGGTAAGGTCACGATGGAGCGCTTCATCAAGCCCATCCCCCGCGCCGCCTGCTCCTTTGAGCGGATCTACTTCAGCCGCGGCACTGACCGCGACATTTACCTGGAGCGGAAAGACCTCGGCCGCCTCCTCGCCCGCCAAGTCGCCGAAGCGATTGATTACGACTTCAACAACACCGTCTTCAGCTACATCCCCAACACCGCCGAGACGGCCTACATGGGCATGATCGAAGGCCTCGAGCAGGAGCTCACCGACTGGAAAGAGAAGGAGATCGCCAAACGCCAGAAGAAGGGCAAGAACGGGTTCAACAAGATCCTAAATACGAAAGTCCGCAACGAAAAGATCGTCGTCAAGGACGGCAAGGCCCGCACTTTCATCGCCGATACCCAGAGCCGGGGCGATATGGTGAGCCACGTTTACGACGTCACCTACGGCATCGTAAAGGATAACGTCGATACCCTCGTGCTACTCGACGATTCCATCGTCCGCGGCACCACGATGCGGGATTCCATCATCAAGATCGTAAGCCGCCTCAAGCCGAAGCGCATCATCATTGTTTCTTCCGCGCCCCAGATCCGCTTCCCGGATTGTTACGGCATCGATATGTCCCGCATGGGCGAGTTCGTGGCCTTCCGCGCCATGGAGAACCTCCTCAAGGCGAAGGGCAAGAAGAAGTTGATGGACAAGGTCTACCGCAAGGCCCTCAAGGAATTGGAGAAGCCCAAGGAAAAGATGGTTAACGTCGTCAAAGAGCTCTACGACCAGTTCGACTACGCCGACGTCAGCGCCGAGATCGCCCGCATCATGACGCCCAAAGGCACCATCCCGCAGGTGGACGTGATCTACCAAACCATCCCCGACCTCCACAAAGCCTGCCCCAACAACAATGGTGACTGGTATTTCTCCGGCAACTACCCCACGCCGGGTGGCTTCAAGGTGGTGAACCGCGCGTTCGTGAATTATATGGAGGGGAGTGATGCGCGGGCTTACTGAGTAACGATTAACGATTAGTGAATAGTGATTAACGATTTGGCTGCCGCTGTTTCGTGCTGCCGCCGTTTCGTGCTGCCGCTGTTTCACGCTGCCGCTGTTTCGTGCTGCCGCTGTTTCGTGCTGGAGAGTGTTCAGTGAACTGTGTCTGGTGATCAATTAAAATGCTTGGTGTACCGTTCCCCGAACGTTTCGCATAGTTCGCGGTGGATACTCGACCAACCTAGCACGGACTTATTCCAGCTATCGCGTTTGCGATCCAAGGAGTGATAGAGTTGGATGAGCAGGGATCGGTCGTTCGGCCAGGCGCCCTTCGTTTTGACAACTCGCCGGATTTCACGGTTAAGGTTCTCGATCGCATTGGTCGTGTAGGTTAACTTCTTCAACGCCGGACTCAGCTTCATACACGTCATCAGCTCGTCCCAGTCCTTGCGCCAAAGTGCAACCACTAGATCATACTTACCCTGCCAGTAGTTACCGAAGTCCTCCAACCGGCGGCTTGCCTCGGCTTCGTTAACGGCATTGTAAACCTCTTTTAGTTGACGCAGGACCTGTTTAGAGTCCTTGTCATCCAGTAAACGGAAGGTATTGCGGATCTTATGGACGACACAGCGCTGGATTTGCGTCTGTGGCCATGTCTGTGCAATCACACTTTTGAGTCCCGCCAGGCCGTCGCTGCAAGTAATCAGTACGTCCTCCAGCCCGCGCTGTTTGAACGACTCTAGACAGCGCGCCCACTCAACGGCGCCCTCGGTGCCCTGACCAGGGATAAGACCGATTACCTCACGCTTGCCTTCCAAAGTAATCCCATATGCGACGTAAAGGGCCACTTTAGCTACCCCGTGTTCACGACGCACATCGATATGAATGGCATCGATAAATA carries:
- a CDS encoding TlpA disulfide reductase family protein, producing MRIALLGLFVLLLGTCGSAQTTYPAPYLPAYQEVTLDIPHVLSGRISGLPDSLLGNLKLDVYTSSFSNGTQISEEVALAEDGTFSYPLPVSYPLADLYLQIGELFFEGYVLSGDLHVEMAYIAATEEDDAKLTVTKLSGESADLSAGYLAIYDSIELRPYQYYNSNGITTAFDEDLPLEEKLRKIDSLYQDRYDTEEPALKKAHPLAAEYWRNSFKGAHLYFIVSAYRSSEEPLPADLQKRVLAFVPQVINHEGTAFYRGLYYRHAKRPEDPDGKPLPEETMLEANARTRAAVAQDFGVKNTDLFKIFPSSNDPYEHKAYIDATLPTVTTPWVAAEMAAERDRLAAKITLLESAKDIQATSQTLGDFARLIDSTDYNAKRYFQDNNQSAATLVANLRAAFPGKYLYLDLWATWCGPCVGEFPSSHDLHEAATDLPVEFIYLCAQYGKTTEGKWKELTDKYKLAGTHLLVDRELHDELLSLFNSTGYPTYVLISPDGEMNLNVGRPSGLTREKLREALTK
- a CDS encoding amidophosphoribosyltransferase, which encodes MSDVIHHECGLAMVRLRKPLSYYQEKYGTPIHGLKCLQLLMRKMRNRGQDGAGIATIKLDHPPGKKFISRKRSNDKNYLDHLWKGVYRRFDELTPEQLQDGDYLKKNLPYTGELMMGHLRYGTHGSNDIETCHPFLRQSNWKTRCLIVAGNFNLTNVDELFQELVELGQFPKEKSDTVTVLEKIGHFLDDEVQRIHQWHKPDGYTNIQINDIIAKELDVQRLLKRASKKFDGGYVMGGMIGHGDGFVMRDPAGIRPAFYFENEEFVAVASERPALQTTFNVPFESIKEVTPGHALIIKKDGKVTMERFIKPIPRAACSFERIYFSRGTDRDIYLERKDLGRLLARQVAEAIDYDFNNTVFSYIPNTAETAYMGMIEGLEQELTDWKEKEIAKRQKKGKNGFNKILNTKVRNEKIVVKDGKARTFIADTQSRGDMVSHVYDVTYGIVKDNVDTLVLLDDSIVRGTTMRDSIIKIVSRLKPKRIIIVSSAPQIRFPDCYGIDMSRMGEFVAFRAMENLLKAKGKKKLMDKVYRKALKELEKPKEKMVNVVKELYDQFDYADVSAEIARIMTPKGTIPQVDVIYQTIPDLHKACPNNNGDWYFSGNYPTPGGFKVVNRAFVNYMEGSDARAY
- a CDS encoding IS256 family transposase, with translation MAQAKSKTKASEFDFEAYRTQVVQGLIKGQALTGQDGLLKPLIAQFIEAALAAEMDDHLADEAQRGLTNKRNGQLTKEVQTTLGAVDIDYSRDRAGRFEPVTVRKRSRQLALGFEEQIIELYASGSSLEDITRTLSKLYGAEMSTARISSVINATWQTVEDWHRRRLPACLVVLFIDAIHIDVRREHGVAKVALYVAYGITLEGKREVIGLIPGQGTEGAVEWARCLESFKQRGLEDVLITCSDGLAGLKSVIAQTWPQTQIQRCVVHKIRNTFRLLDDKDSKQVLRQLKEVYNAVNEAEASRRLEDFGNYWQGKYDLVVALWRKDWDELMTCMKLSPALKKLTYTTNAIENLNREIRRVVKTKGAWPNDRSLLIQLYHSLDRKRDSWNKSVLGWSSIHRELCETFGERYTKHFN